In one Leptospiraceae bacterium genomic region, the following are encoded:
- a CDS encoding IPT/TIG domain-containing protein: METKGFKFTKYIYLYLACVFLPAIAFAQTKTEVNAVNSEYSIEYIDSLDLSKGDYRMAIRGDNPDKMLEILKGRTDSDFHVEIAGVKTQIYPGSVYQERKNLVEFYLNAYDKIPSGKVQVKLFFSEPSKKNRLLDETLFPMPENFEEDKQPLITGLSPMGGVIGDTITMSGKNFGSNVDKIDIYFYDLDDNTIDMELPADLDVSDYQPIEYMQMRAKTSPFYISTTLDGVQHVNFTIPTTPYLKELADKAFFRKSIRLKVFVDGRPSSFMKVTILPKNWNKKVIALAIVVTVIGLAFISLLIGKWNFVPYVLLDKNTNTYSLSRFQAFTWTVVLTGSYFYIAIAFGILLQNGKIPEFNPSLVGLMSISYTGFIASHFLNKKNPKNAISDTPPALSDLFMENGVIDITRLQLLLFTVVAVVVYLYNLYLNNTLNGLPDIPATLHGLLVSSQTGYIGGKVFGDKIAVNRILPRKISISEKVIDLHLIGAGFVDGMKLMIEGSHSDPVLVQYSSPSTISCSVPMEQEIGNKNLVIIPPSGSTMVIPNAIEIVEGTVAATEDLPPEPEVVANGNKKKKN; this comes from the coding sequence TTGGAGACAAAAGGTTTTAAATTTACGAAATACATCTATCTATATCTAGCCTGTGTCTTTCTACCAGCGATTGCATTTGCCCAAACCAAAACAGAAGTAAATGCAGTTAATTCTGAGTATTCCATTGAGTATATAGACTCTCTTGATTTATCTAAGGGCGACTATCGCATGGCTATTCGAGGGGATAATCCTGATAAGATGCTAGAAATTCTAAAAGGAAGAACTGATTCAGATTTTCATGTAGAAATTGCAGGAGTAAAAACGCAAATCTATCCAGGCTCTGTTTACCAAGAACGAAAAAATCTTGTCGAGTTTTACTTAAATGCTTACGACAAAATTCCCTCCGGGAAAGTGCAAGTAAAACTTTTCTTTAGTGAACCCTCTAAGAAAAATAGACTCTTAGATGAAACTCTTTTTCCAATGCCCGAAAATTTCGAGGAAGACAAACAGCCGTTAATCACTGGACTTTCTCCAATGGGGGGAGTTATCGGGGACACGATTACAATGTCTGGAAAAAATTTTGGTTCGAATGTAGATAAAATTGATATTTATTTTTATGATTTAGATGATAACACAATTGATATGGAATTGCCAGCCGATCTAGACGTTAGTGACTATCAACCAATCGAATACATGCAGATGAGAGCCAAGACTTCTCCATTTTATATTTCTACAACTCTCGATGGAGTGCAACATGTAAATTTTACTATTCCAACGACACCGTATTTAAAAGAACTTGCTGACAAAGCTTTTTTTCGTAAAAGTATTCGACTTAAAGTTTTCGTTGATGGCAGACCGAGTTCTTTTATGAAAGTGACGATCCTTCCTAAGAACTGGAATAAGAAAGTAATCGCACTGGCAATCGTAGTTACAGTTATAGGTCTTGCTTTTATTTCCCTTCTCATCGGCAAATGGAACTTTGTCCCTTATGTGCTGCTAGATAAAAATACAAATACTTATAGCCTCTCTCGTTTTCAAGCTTTCACGTGGACTGTAGTATTGACGGGAAGCTATTTTTATATTGCAATTGCGTTTGGAATTCTTTTACAAAATGGGAAAATTCCAGAGTTCAATCCATCTCTCGTCGGGTTAATGAGTATTAGCTATACGGGGTTCATAGCCTCTCATTTTTTAAATAAAAAAAATCCGAAGAATGCGATATCTGATACTCCGCCCGCACTCAGCGACTTATTCATGGAGAATGGGGTAATAGATATTACTCGCTTACAGCTTTTATTGTTCACAGTCGTTGCTGTAGTCGTGTATCTTTACAATCTTTATTTAAACAACACCCTCAATGGATTACCTGATATTCCGGCTACACTTCATGGACTTCTGGTATCTAGCCAAACTGGTTACATCGGTGGAAAGGTGTTCGGTGATAAGATAGCGGTTAATAGAATTCTTCCCCGAAAAATTTCCATTTCCGAGAAAGTAATTGATTTGCACTTGATTGGTGCTGGTTTCGTCGATGGAATGAAATTAATGATAGAAGGTTCCCATTCCGATCCAGTTCTCGTTCAGTATTCAAGCCCTTCCACTATCAGTTGCTCTGTTCCAATGGAACAAGAAATTGGCAATAAGAATCTTGTCATTATCCCTCCCTCTGGATCCACAATGGTTATACCAAATGCTATTGAAATTGTAGAAGGAACTGTAGCGGCTACAGAAGATTTGCCACCAGAGCCAGAAGTCGTAGCGAATGGCAATAAGAAAAAGAAAAATTAA
- a CDS encoding sodium-dependent transporter encodes MSKSNEEWGSRIGIILVVASGAIGLGNFLRFPGQAAKFGGGAFMVPYIISFLILGIPVCLSEWIMGRMGGKHGHSAPNIFKNYMSGIPLQVTSAIALIIPIMIYTYYVFIEAWCLAYAVDFITGSINLHPPHTLASSSSEALIETSKEHFNSLTGTKANGASFESKIVYYVLACYAMNFFLVYRGIAKGLEAFAKMAVPILLISAFIILGKVLSLDNISVGLGRMWNPDWSALLKGEVWIAAAGQIFFSLSVGFGIVLTLASYLKDKDDVQLSGLSAASLNEFVEVVFGGLITIPVGFLFLGASVVSFGTFGMGFVALPAIFSQMQGGQFFGAIWFFILFIAALTSSVTMVQPGITFLEEGFHFKRKESIPILFAFTLSITLLIVYFNKNLAALDHTDFWIGTFLIYVLATIQILIYGWKIGTKEARLEGAKGALIPLPPGFDFIIKYITPGFLLIIFTAFVLSEDGLMNSFNKMSESYMLTKVSATLTAEDAINQAKVARGVFVGIISIFLFFVFLVKLSLKKIRRYSMNSEGMLIMIISISLVTGLAAFCVLKIMQGHGK; translated from the coding sequence ATGAGTAAAAGCAACGAAGAATGGGGAAGTAGAATTGGAATTATTTTAGTAGTCGCCAGTGGAGCCATTGGGCTTGGGAATTTTTTACGATTTCCGGGACAGGCTGCCAAATTTGGCGGAGGAGCTTTCATGGTTCCTTATATCATAAGTTTTCTGATACTAGGAATTCCTGTTTGTCTTTCAGAATGGATCATGGGCAGGATGGGCGGCAAACACGGACATAGCGCTCCAAATATTTTCAAGAATTACATGAGCGGAATTCCTTTACAGGTTACTAGTGCTATTGCGCTCATCATTCCCATTATGATTTACACATATTATGTATTCATCGAAGCATGGTGTCTTGCGTATGCCGTTGATTTTATAACTGGCTCAATAAATCTTCATCCTCCTCACACACTTGCTTCTTCAAGTAGCGAGGCATTGATAGAGACTTCAAAAGAGCATTTTAATTCTCTGACCGGCACAAAGGCAAACGGAGCTTCTTTCGAAAGTAAGATAGTCTACTATGTATTAGCCTGTTATGCGATGAATTTCTTTTTGGTTTATAGGGGAATTGCAAAAGGATTAGAAGCATTTGCAAAAATGGCAGTTCCTATCTTATTAATTTCTGCATTCATTATTTTGGGAAAAGTTCTTTCGCTCGATAATATTTCTGTTGGACTTGGAAGAATGTGGAATCCTGATTGGTCAGCACTTTTGAAAGGTGAAGTATGGATAGCCGCAGCCGGACAAATTTTCTTTTCGCTTTCCGTTGGATTTGGAATTGTTCTTACACTTGCTAGCTATTTAAAAGATAAAGACGATGTGCAGTTATCGGGATTATCCGCAGCCTCTCTCAATGAATTTGTCGAAGTTGTCTTCGGTGGACTCATTACAATTCCTGTTGGATTTCTATTTTTAGGAGCTAGTGTAGTTTCCTTCGGAACATTCGGTATGGGTTTCGTTGCATTACCCGCAATTTTTTCTCAAATGCAAGGAGGGCAGTTCTTTGGTGCCATTTGGTTTTTCATTTTGTTCATCGCTGCTTTGACATCAAGCGTAACGATGGTGCAACCCGGAATTACATTTCTTGAAGAGGGATTTCACTTCAAAAGAAAAGAATCAATTCCTATCCTGTTTGCCTTTACCCTCTCGATTACTCTTTTAATTGTATACTTCAATAAAAATCTTGCAGCACTCGATCATACAGATTTTTGGATTGGAACTTTTTTAATTTATGTTCTAGCCACTATTCAAATTCTAATTTACGGATGGAAAATTGGAACCAAGGAAGCTAGACTAGAAGGGGCTAAGGGCGCGTTAATCCCTCTTCCTCCGGGATTTGACTTTATCATAAAATACATTACACCTGGTTTTTTGTTAATCATTTTCACAGCGTTTGTTTTAAGTGAAGATGGACTTATGAATTCATTTAACAAAATGAGTGAAAGCTATATGCTCACCAAAGTTTCCGCTACTCTAACAGCAGAAGATGCAATAAACCAAGCAAAAGTAGCGCGAGGTGTCTTCGTGGGGATAATCAGTATTTTTCTCTTCTTTGTTTTTTTGGTAAAATTAAGTCTTAAAAAAATAAGGAGATATAGTATGA